A stretch of Apostichopus japonicus isolate 1M-3 chromosome 9, ASM3797524v1, whole genome shotgun sequence DNA encodes these proteins:
- the LOC139973653 gene encoding uncharacterized protein isoform X1: MEPSVTVRAIFAFLCTTMVAFTTSEETSIHRRSLPSTTDGTQMAHYFFYQRSEYPKDCRDVQSQCSTSNSSGVYIIKPDGFEEPFEVYCNNDVGGGGWTVIQRRDSGAVNFNRSWSHYKDGFGFLSTEFWLGNEKLSYLTNQADYELRVDILLSNGVSFFTSYRGFRIADEWGQYKATYIGAYEINPPGTVIPTCPTNTIYGTCSCKATCDDPNGQSGCNRDCLGSEGCTCPAGFLMQGSDCINASECGCFVAEANLVIPNGETFVNDDCTQKCSCNNNQLTCEDYRCSTNAVCDVRDGARKCSCNEGYEGDGETCEPLFTDCQDVYDAGHRQDGVYTIMPTGWPDPPFNVHCKMENGGGWTVFQRRTDDSVDFYRNWDAYKNGFGNDRNLWLGNEKLYYLTNQRNYKLRFDITTSSGSAKYAEYPEFQIESESNKYRMNKLGSHSGSTGNYLYYSRGKQFSTYEQDNDACGHFHCAEKHRSGWWHVNYSYYCKSCYYRSSYCYYFQYNGNCHSYCTYDNLNGDYNGGNGENIITYDYYSYYCNVRSVEMKIRPSS, from the exons ATGGAGCCTTCCGTGACTGTTCGAGCAATATTTGCATTCTTGTGCACAACAATGGTCGCCTTTACGACATCGGAAGAAACG AGTATTCATCGGAGAAGTTTACCTTCAACTACAGATGGCACTCAGA TGGCTCATTACTTCTTTTATCAACGTTCCGAATATCCAAAGGACTGCCGAGACGTCCAAAGCCAGTGTTCTACGTCCAACTCTAGCGGAGTATACATCATTAAGCCAGACGGATTTGAAGAACCATTTGAGGTGTACTGCAACAACGACGTTGGCGGAGGAGGCTGGACG GTCATACAACGTCGCGATAGCGGTGCTGTCAATTTCAATAGGAGTTGGTCACATTATAAAGATGGATTTGGTTTTCTCTCCACCGAGTTTTGGCTCGGCAATGAAAAGTTATCATATTTGACGAATCAAGCAGACTACGAGCTTCGTGTGGATATACTATTATCTAATGGAGTTTCTTTCTTCACATCATACAGAGGTTTTCGTATCGCTGATGAATGGGGGCAATATAAAGCTACATATATCGGCGCATACGAAATTAATCCGC CAGGTACAGTGATCCCTACATGTCCTACGAACACGATCTACGGAACCTGCAGTTGCAAAGCAACATGTGACGATCCCAACGGACAATCTGGTTGTAACAGGGACTGTTTGGGTAGTGAGGGTTGCACCTGTCCAGCTGGTTTCTTAATGCAAGGGAGTGACTGTATCAATGCGAGTGAATGCGGGTGTTTCGTAGCAGAGGCAAACTTGGTTATACCA AATGGAGAAACATTCGTTAACGATGACTGCacacaaaaatgttcttgtaacAATAACCAACTGACCTGTGAAGACTACAGATGTAGTACCAATGCTGTGTGTGATGTCAGAGATGGAGCACGAAAGTGTTCTTGTAATGAGGGATATGAAGGTGACGGTGAAACTTGTGAGCCCTTGTTCACAGACTGCCAGGATGTTTATGACGCTGGGCATAGACAAGATGGCGTTTATACAATCATGCCTACTGGATGGCCTGATCCACCATTCAACGTACATTGTAAAATGGAGAACGGTGGAGGATGGACC GTATTTCAGCGTCGTACTGATGACTCGGTTGATTTCTATCGAAACTGGGATGCGTACAAAAACGGGTTTGGTAACGACAGGAATCTGTGGCTAGGAAACGAAAAGCTTTATTACTTGACGAACCAGAGAAACTACAAGCTTCGCTTTGACATCACTACTTCTAGTGGATCGGCTAAATATGCTGAATATCCAGAGTTTCAAATAGAGTCTGAAAGCAACAAGTACAGAATGAATAAACTGGGCAGTCACAGTGGAAGTACAG GTAATTATCTCTATTATAGCAGGGGCAAACAATTCAGCACGTATGAACAAGACAATGATGCATGTGGTCACTTTCACTGCGCAGAGAAGCACAGAAGCGGCTGGTGGCATGTCAACTATAGTTATTATTGTAAAAGCTGCTATTATCGTTCTAGCTATTGCTATTATTTCCAATACAACGGGAACTGTCACTCGTATTGTACTTATGACAACCTCAATGGCGACTACAATGGAGGCAACGGAGAAAACATCATCACTTATGATTATTATAGTTATTACTGCAACGTCAGATCTGTTGAGATGAAAATTCGTCCATCCTCTTGA